In Primulina eburnea isolate SZY01 chromosome 3, ASM2296580v1, whole genome shotgun sequence, one DNA window encodes the following:
- the LOC140827205 gene encoding uncharacterized protein — protein MLELKQKMKVLEGQLENRGTSRASIKGRPFAEAIIREPLPGNFKSAKVGTYDGNEDPEEHLARFENMAMLHCYTDRIKCKVFLTTLVDSAQRWFDGLAPLSIKSFDDFQKIFLHHFSSSKKYKKTAFSLFEVRQGPEESLRMYIKRFNKVALDVPTCAVETKTTAFTQGLKESEFFKSLTKKVPEDFEDLLSRAEKYINMEEA, from the coding sequence ATGTTGGAGTTAAAGCAGAAAATGAAAGTCTTGGAAGGACAGCTGGAAAATCGTGGAACTTCTCGAGCGTCTATCAAGGGACGCCCATTTGCCGAGGCAATTATTCGGGAACCTCTTCCCGGGAACTTTAAGTCTGCCAAAGTAGGAACGTATGATGGAAACGAAGATCCAGAGGAACATTTGGCCAGATTCGAGAATATGGCTATGTTGCATTGCTACACCGATAGGATCAAGTGTAAAGTGTTTTTGACTACGCTGGTAGATTCGGCTCAAAGATGGTTTGATGGGTTGGCTCCATTAAGTATTAAATCGTTTGACGATTTTCAGAAAATCTTCTTGCATCATTTCAGTAGCAGCAAAAAGTATAAGAAAACTGCTTTCAGTTTGTTCGAAGTAAGGCAAGGCCCGGAGGAGAGTCTGAGAATGTATATTAAGAGGTTTAATAAAGTGGCTTTGGATGTGCCTACTTGTGCGGTGGAGACAAAAACCACTGCCTTCACTCAAGGCTTGAAAGAGAGTGAGTTTTTCAAATCGTTAACAAAGAAAGTGCCTGAGGACTTTGAAGATTTGTTATCTCGGGCAGAAAAATACATTAATATGGAGGAAGCCTAG